A stretch of the Archangium violaceum genome encodes the following:
- a CDS encoding magnesium transporter, translating into MRSDRLSRDFVAVGVEDTVAQALEKIRSTPGTNEIFYCYACDPAGRLVGVVPIRKLIRAAPEERISSLMFTRVVKLPADAPDSLVEDFFVTYRFLAFPVVDAEGRIVGVVEVGNFVDTFSDTLFDEVEGRVRDEVFRFVGLPEDEMKETRPLHMALRRFPWLLVNIVGGFLAATVSRLFEQTVERLVVVAAFIPMVLVLSESLGVQTTAVSATMLAEQRVDPPQVRREVIGTSLAGMMAAAVVALLGSLYAHNLTFPLALFIAITLSTALAAGLGAVLPFLFHRFRVDPHLASAPLVLAISDNITLFTYFTLVTHLVI; encoded by the coding sequence TTGCGCAGTGACAGGCTCTCGCGTGACTTCGTCGCAGTGGGCGTCGAGGACACCGTCGCCCAGGCCCTCGAGAAGATCCGCTCCACCCCCGGGACCAATGAGATCTTCTACTGCTACGCGTGTGATCCGGCCGGCCGCCTGGTGGGCGTGGTGCCCATCCGCAAGCTCATCCGCGCCGCGCCCGAGGAGCGCATCTCCTCGCTCATGTTCACCCGTGTGGTGAAGCTGCCCGCGGATGCCCCGGACTCGCTGGTGGAGGACTTCTTCGTCACCTACCGCTTCCTCGCCTTCCCCGTGGTGGACGCCGAGGGCCGCATCGTCGGCGTGGTGGAGGTGGGCAACTTCGTCGACACCTTCTCCGACACCCTCTTCGACGAGGTGGAGGGCCGCGTGCGCGACGAGGTGTTCCGCTTCGTCGGCCTCCCCGAGGACGAGATGAAGGAGACGCGCCCGCTCCACATGGCCCTGCGGCGCTTTCCCTGGCTGCTCGTCAACATCGTCGGAGGCTTCCTCGCCGCCACCGTGTCCCGCCTCTTCGAGCAGACCGTGGAGCGGCTCGTCGTCGTCGCCGCCTTCATCCCCATGGTGCTCGTCCTCTCCGAGAGCCTCGGCGTCCAGACCACCGCCGTGTCCGCGACCATGCTCGCCGAGCAACGCGTGGACCCGCCCCAGGTGCGCCGCGAAGTGATCGGCACGAGCCTGGCCGGGATGATGGCCGCCGCCGTGGTGGCCCTCCTCGGGAGCCTCTACGCCCACAACCTCACCTTCCCCCTCGCCCTCTTCATCGCCATCACCTTGTCCACCGCGCTCGCCGCCGGCCTCGGCGCCGTGCTCCCCTTCCTCTTCCACCGCTTCCGCGTGGACCCCCACCTGGCCTCGGCCCCCCTGGTGCTCGCCATCTCCGACAACATCACCCTCTTCACGTACTTCACCCTCGTCACGCACCTCGTCATCTGA
- a CDS encoding tyrosine-protein phosphatase → MSGLCDLHCHLVPGVDDGARTVEDALEMARALVDLGFTTVAPSPHARPEYPSHSRETVEAKLAELREALARADVRLTLGTNAENFLDEAFLRGLGTPEARLLGAGKYVLVELPYTAPVPALADILFRIRVKGVTPVLAHPERCLEFERPGRAAEAVRAGALLQLDVGALTGRYGRTAKKLARAFLEDGLYALGATDLHGPVGAREWVGKALTELRSRVGERAFTRLMATSPARLLAGEPLESGER, encoded by the coding sequence ATGAGTGGGCTGTGCGATCTGCACTGCCACCTGGTGCCCGGGGTGGATGACGGAGCGCGCACGGTGGAGGACGCGCTGGAGATGGCGCGGGCGCTGGTGGACCTGGGCTTCACCACGGTGGCGCCCAGTCCGCACGCGCGGCCGGAGTACCCCTCGCACTCGCGCGAGACGGTGGAGGCGAAGCTGGCGGAGCTGCGCGAGGCGCTGGCGCGCGCGGACGTGAGGCTGACGCTGGGGACGAACGCGGAGAACTTCCTGGACGAGGCCTTCCTTCGCGGGCTGGGCACGCCGGAGGCGCGGCTGCTGGGCGCGGGGAAATACGTACTGGTGGAGCTGCCCTACACCGCGCCGGTGCCAGCGCTGGCGGACATCCTCTTCCGCATCCGCGTCAAGGGCGTGACGCCGGTGCTGGCGCACCCGGAGCGCTGCCTCGAGTTCGAGCGTCCGGGCCGGGCGGCGGAGGCGGTACGCGCCGGGGCGCTGCTGCAGTTGGATGTGGGCGCGCTGACGGGGCGGTATGGGAGGACGGCGAAGAAGCTGGCGAGGGCCTTCCTGGAGGATGGACTGTATGCCCTCGGAGCCACGGACCTGCACGGGCCGGTGGGCGCACGGGAGTGGGTGGGGAAGGCGCTGACGGAGCTGCGGAGCAGGGTGGGCGAGCGGGCCTTCACCCGCCTGATGGCCACGTCGCCGGCCCGCTTGCTGGCGGGGGAACCCCTGGAGTCCGGGGAAAGGTGA
- a CDS encoding DNA gyrase inhibitor YacG, with the protein MSTTVRECSICRKPVAPRAENPAFPFCSKRCRMVDLGRWLGEEYRVPDRQADEQEDELPVDQHPERGGDA; encoded by the coding sequence GTGTCCACGACTGTCCGAGAGTGTTCCATCTGCCGGAAGCCGGTCGCCCCGCGTGCCGAGAACCCGGCGTTTCCGTTCTGCTCCAAGCGCTGCCGCATGGTGGACCTGGGGCGTTGGCTGGGAGAGGAGTACCGGGTGCCGGATCGGCAGGCGGATGAGCAGGAGGACGAGCTCCCCGTCGATCAACACCCCGAGCGCGGCGGCGACGCATGA
- a CDS encoding NAD(P)H-quinone oxidoreductase — protein MQVLRITRPGGPEVLDFEERPAPTPGPWELLVRVRATALNRADLLQIRGAYPAPAGVPADVPGLEYAGEVIATGSLVRRFKVGDRVMGLVGGGAFSEQLITHEREALPAPENLDPTQAAALPEAYLTAFDALVLQGGLRMGESVLIHAVASGVGSAGAQLCRAMGARVIGTGRNAEKLSRVSAWGVEKTVLCDTSPPRFADAVREATGGRGVELALDLVGGDYLPETLLAMAPQGRVLLVGLVAGRQATSDLNVILTRRLRITGTVLRSRPPEEKMALTQAAERSLLPLFQAGTLTPVVDAVYPMREAREALERMARNETVGKLVLRWE, from the coding sequence ATGCAGGTCCTCCGCATCACCCGCCCGGGCGGCCCCGAGGTGCTCGACTTCGAGGAGCGCCCCGCCCCCACTCCCGGCCCCTGGGAGCTCCTCGTGCGCGTCCGCGCCACCGCCCTCAACCGCGCCGATCTCCTCCAGATCCGGGGTGCCTACCCCGCCCCCGCGGGCGTCCCCGCCGATGTCCCCGGCCTCGAGTATGCCGGTGAGGTGATCGCCACCGGTTCGCTCGTGCGCCGGTTCAAGGTGGGCGACCGGGTGATGGGGCTCGTGGGCGGCGGAGCCTTCTCCGAGCAGCTCATCACCCACGAGCGCGAGGCCCTCCCCGCCCCGGAGAACCTGGACCCCACCCAGGCCGCCGCGCTCCCCGAGGCGTACCTCACCGCCTTCGACGCGCTCGTGCTCCAGGGCGGGCTGCGCATGGGCGAGTCCGTGCTCATCCATGCCGTCGCGAGCGGTGTGGGCTCCGCCGGCGCGCAACTGTGCCGCGCCATGGGGGCCCGGGTCATCGGGACGGGGCGGAACGCGGAGAAGCTCTCCCGCGTCTCCGCGTGGGGCGTGGAGAAGACGGTGCTGTGTGACACCTCGCCCCCGCGCTTCGCCGACGCCGTGCGCGAGGCCACCGGGGGACGCGGCGTGGAGCTCGCGTTGGATCTCGTGGGCGGGGACTACCTGCCGGAGACGCTCCTGGCCATGGCTCCCCAGGGACGGGTGTTGCTCGTGGGCCTCGTGGCCGGCCGGCAGGCCACCTCGGATCTGAACGTCATCCTCACCCGGCGCCTGCGCATCACCGGCACCGTGCTGCGCAGCAGGCCTCCCGAGGAGAAGATGGCCCTCACCCAGGCCGCGGAGAGGAGCCTCCTCCCCCTCTTCCAGGCCGGAACGCTCACGCCCGTCGTCGATGCCGTGTACCCCATGCGCGAGGCCCGCGAGGCGCTCGAGCGGATGGCCCGGAACGAGACCGTGGGCAAGCTCGTCCTGCGCTGGGAGTGA
- a CDS encoding ribbon-helix-helix domain-containing protein → MQDASASPMSSEATPASADSNGGSDASESVVSTHVLVPIEQVHKLRELARRTRIHQSEYLREAVEDLLAKYGRPTTGGNQ, encoded by the coding sequence ATGCAGGATGCCAGCGCCAGCCCGATGAGCTCCGAGGCCACCCCCGCCTCAGCCGACTCGAACGGTGGTTCCGACGCCTCCGAGTCCGTGGTCTCCACCCACGTGCTCGTTCCGATCGAGCAGGTCCACAAGCTGCGCGAGCTCGCCCGCCGCACCCGCATCCATCAGAGCGAGTATCTCCGCGAAGCCGTGGAGGATCTGCTCGCCAAGTACGGCCGTCCGACCACTGGAGGCAACCAGTGA
- a CDS encoding lysylphosphatidylglycerol synthase transmembrane domain-containing protein, with translation MNRAVKLIASLLVTLVFSWWAFRDTDWQSQVSSLKSANYLWVGPYFVILTLIHVARTLRWGCLLSGMERVPFRKLNEASGIGFMMLLVLPFRLGEFARPLLIAQRSSIRRSAAMTSVVLERITDGISVAVLMRVLLFFVPAEVPEVRYVKLGANLMFAVFAGGLVFLLFALWHQARAVHLVRATVGRVAPGVADKMADVVDTFVGAMRQLPDRRQMVGFFVYTALYWGLNGAGMAVLSRAFGLNLSLFQAYVVMSVLVVGVMIPAAPGMVGTFQAAIKVGLSLFVPATVVNGSGLAYANVMWLCQTVQQIGFGVVLMSLGHLSFKDIAGKLDKEQQASVPSA, from the coding sequence GTGAACCGCGCCGTCAAGCTGATCGCCAGCCTGCTCGTCACCCTCGTCTTCTCCTGGTGGGCCTTCCGGGATACGGACTGGCAGTCCCAGGTGTCGAGCCTGAAGTCCGCCAACTACCTCTGGGTGGGGCCCTACTTCGTCATCCTGACGCTCATCCACGTGGCGAGGACGCTGCGGTGGGGCTGCCTGCTGTCGGGCATGGAGCGGGTGCCCTTCCGCAAGCTGAACGAGGCCTCGGGCATCGGCTTCATGATGCTGCTGGTGCTGCCGTTCCGGCTGGGCGAGTTCGCGCGGCCCCTGCTGATCGCCCAGCGCAGCTCCATCCGCCGCAGCGCGGCGATGACGTCGGTGGTGCTCGAGCGCATCACGGACGGCATCTCGGTGGCGGTGCTGATGCGGGTGCTGCTCTTCTTCGTGCCGGCGGAGGTGCCCGAGGTCCGCTACGTGAAGCTGGGCGCGAACCTGATGTTCGCGGTGTTCGCCGGCGGGCTCGTCTTCCTCCTGTTCGCGCTGTGGCACCAGGCGCGCGCGGTGCATCTGGTGCGGGCCACGGTGGGCCGGGTGGCGCCGGGCGTGGCGGACAAGATGGCGGACGTCGTGGACACCTTCGTGGGAGCGATGCGGCAGTTGCCGGATCGGCGCCAGATGGTGGGCTTCTTCGTCTACACGGCCCTGTACTGGGGGCTGAACGGCGCGGGGATGGCGGTGCTGTCGCGGGCGTTCGGCTTGAACCTGTCGCTGTTCCAGGCCTACGTGGTGATGTCGGTGCTGGTGGTGGGCGTGATGATTCCCGCGGCCCCCGGCATGGTGGGCACGTTCCAGGCGGCGATAAAGGTGGGCCTGTCGCTGTTCGTCCCGGCCACGGTGGTGAACGGCAGCGGTCTGGCGTACGCGAACGTGATGTGGCTGTGCCAGACGGTGCAGCAGATCGGCTTCGGCGTGGTGCTGATGTCGCTGGGGCACCTGTCCTTCAAGGACATCGCCGGCAAGCTCGACAAGGAGCAGCAGGCCTCGGTGCCTTCGGCGTGA
- a CDS encoding sensor histidine kinase has product MDPLTGALLWDERCKALFGLPPDAPIDYDTFLSRVHPEDRERVQLLVRQSLEPASGGTFRDDYRAVNPQDGSERWLASTGRAFFDANGRAVRFLGTVLDITDRVREREAIKREKNRAATILESISEAFEAFDREWRFIYVNREAERLLGQPREALLGRNHWEAFPASLGTPVEHNYRRVAAERIPIFFENHYGPWDRWFELHVYPTEEGIAVYFHDITERKLHDAERERLLREQTHLRELTQKVLREQQRTLEALEHGEAFFMLDKDFRFILVNENQERLSQTHREDTLGRVFWDVFPAAATPTSRYWTEYHRVVEQKVPVQFEEYYAPLDLWTSVSAFPTTEGGLAVFFRDSTEHRRAEQFRDRLVGIVSHDLRNPLHSISLAAELLLRREDVPEPVLAGVRRIARSADRMSRMITDLLDFTRARMGSGLPLQRRPGELVELVRATLEEFEVTHPGRVVFSPGRGPYTGEWDPDRLAQVVSNLVGNALQHGSENLPVEISLREEDGTYVLTVTNQGSPIPEELLPHIFDPFRRAASSSRQGLGLGLYIVQQIVLAHGGSISVDSNAASGTTFTVRLPRDPTSR; this is encoded by the coding sequence ATGGATCCCCTGACAGGCGCGCTGCTCTGGGACGAGCGCTGCAAGGCCCTCTTCGGCCTGCCTCCGGATGCCCCCATCGATTACGACACCTTCCTCTCCCGCGTGCACCCCGAGGACCGTGAGCGCGTGCAGCTCCTGGTGCGGCAGTCCCTGGAGCCGGCCAGCGGCGGCACCTTCCGGGACGATTACCGCGCCGTGAACCCACAGGACGGGAGCGAGCGCTGGTTGGCCTCCACCGGCCGCGCCTTCTTCGATGCGAACGGCCGGGCGGTGCGCTTCCTCGGCACGGTGCTCGACATCACCGACCGGGTGCGCGAGCGCGAGGCCATCAAGCGTGAGAAGAACCGGGCCGCCACCATCCTGGAGAGCATCTCCGAGGCCTTCGAGGCCTTCGACCGGGAGTGGCGCTTCATCTACGTCAACCGCGAGGCAGAGCGCCTCCTGGGACAGCCACGCGAGGCGCTGTTGGGCCGCAACCACTGGGAGGCCTTCCCCGCCAGCCTGGGCACTCCCGTCGAGCACAACTACCGTCGCGTGGCCGCCGAGCGCATCCCGATCTTCTTCGAGAATCACTACGGCCCGTGGGATCGCTGGTTCGAGCTCCACGTCTACCCCACCGAGGAAGGGATCGCCGTCTACTTCCACGACATCACCGAGCGCAAACTCCACGACGCGGAGCGCGAGCGGCTCCTTCGCGAGCAGACCCACCTGCGCGAGCTGACCCAGAAGGTGCTACGCGAGCAACAGCGCACCCTCGAGGCACTGGAGCACGGCGAGGCGTTCTTCATGCTCGACAAGGACTTCCGCTTCATCCTGGTGAACGAGAACCAGGAGCGACTCTCCCAGACGCATCGCGAGGACACGCTCGGCCGTGTCTTCTGGGACGTCTTCCCCGCGGCCGCCACGCCCACATCGCGGTACTGGACCGAGTATCACCGCGTGGTGGAACAGAAGGTGCCGGTGCAGTTCGAGGAGTACTACGCCCCGTTGGATCTCTGGACGAGCGTGAGCGCCTTCCCCACCACCGAGGGGGGGCTGGCCGTCTTCTTCCGGGACAGCACCGAGCACAGGCGCGCCGAGCAGTTCCGCGATCGGCTGGTGGGAATCGTCAGCCATGATCTGCGCAACCCGCTCCACAGCATCTCCCTGGCCGCCGAGCTGCTCCTGCGCCGGGAGGATGTCCCCGAGCCCGTGCTCGCCGGGGTGCGGCGCATCGCCCGGAGCGCGGACCGCATGTCTCGGATGATCACCGATCTGCTCGACTTCACCCGCGCACGCATGGGCAGTGGACTTCCCCTGCAGCGCCGGCCCGGCGAGCTGGTGGAACTGGTGCGTGCCACGCTCGAGGAGTTCGAGGTGACGCACCCGGGCCGTGTCGTCTTCTCCCCGGGGCGGGGCCCGTACACCGGGGAGTGGGATCCGGACCGGCTCGCCCAGGTCGTCTCCAACCTGGTGGGCAATGCGCTGCAACACGGCTCCGAGAACCTCCCGGTGGAGATCTCCCTCCGCGAAGAGGACGGGACATACGTCCTCACGGTGACGAACCAGGGCTCTCCCATCCCCGAGGAGTTGCTGCCCCATATCTTCGATCCCTTCCGCCGCGCCGCGAGCAGCTCGCGCCAGGGACTGGGACTGGGGCTCTACATCGTGCAGCAGATCGTCCTGGCCCACGGGGGCTCCATCTCCGTGGACTCCAACGCGGCCTCGGGAACCACCTTCACCGTGCGACTGCCCCGCGATCCCACCTCACGGTGA
- a CDS encoding site-specific integrase encodes MPRWTGRWDGGRTYVNKQGDTVWVLEKQVHGRLYTTRLSAGNEKDALAELALFRRDPAAYVARAQEAKAAEETTPGNAPVLLDLPTVERFLGYLKSQGRTERHRKNVLHYLAQWAEVLYGKDLRTLRLQDLKQALNGWFDAEAGDIPAKRHRIAAIKAFCSWLREEEAVLTTAEDATLALKVPPARPEKALRDKGYSMRDVERIYAAISGWESARYGWKGTGRVTEVQCVRDVLMLHAKCGMHGTEIDRLARGEGKVKVLQGQGAIAGTITFIHKSGRVHVQSVDAQALAAAMRLQARGSAPADWWIRQVVKRAAKSVGLEPLCMGELRHSFVTWAAECGTEVRPVDGGVPLTRIAATIGHQSAVTTKKFYEGVKVPPMIQLPIRLEHPEDPISLFERQLRDGSR; translated from the coding sequence ATGCCCCGCTGGACGGGACGATGGGACGGTGGACGCACCTACGTGAACAAGCAGGGCGACACCGTGTGGGTCCTCGAAAAGCAGGTCCACGGGCGGCTCTATACCACAAGGCTTTCGGCGGGCAACGAGAAGGATGCGCTCGCTGAGCTGGCCCTCTTCCGGAGGGACCCAGCCGCCTACGTGGCCCGTGCCCAGGAGGCCAAGGCCGCCGAGGAGACCACACCGGGCAACGCGCCGGTCCTCCTGGACCTTCCCACCGTGGAGAGGTTCCTCGGCTACCTGAAGAGCCAGGGCCGCACCGAGCGGCACCGGAAGAACGTCCTCCACTACCTCGCGCAGTGGGCCGAGGTGCTCTACGGGAAGGACCTGCGGACGCTCCGTCTCCAGGACCTCAAGCAGGCACTCAACGGCTGGTTCGACGCGGAGGCGGGGGACATCCCGGCCAAGCGGCATCGGATCGCGGCCATCAAGGCGTTCTGCTCCTGGCTCCGCGAGGAGGAGGCGGTGCTCACCACCGCCGAGGACGCCACGCTCGCGCTCAAGGTGCCACCGGCCCGGCCCGAGAAGGCCCTCCGCGACAAGGGCTACTCCATGCGCGACGTCGAGCGCATCTACGCCGCCATCAGCGGGTGGGAGTCGGCCAGGTACGGGTGGAAGGGGACGGGCCGCGTCACCGAGGTGCAGTGCGTGCGGGACGTGCTGATGCTCCACGCCAAGTGCGGGATGCACGGCACCGAGATTGACCGGCTGGCTCGCGGCGAGGGGAAGGTGAAGGTGCTGCAAGGGCAGGGGGCCATCGCGGGCACCATCACCTTCATCCACAAGTCGGGGCGGGTCCACGTCCAGTCCGTGGATGCTCAGGCCCTCGCGGCGGCCATGCGCCTCCAGGCCAGGGGCTCGGCTCCGGCGGACTGGTGGATTCGACAGGTGGTGAAGCGCGCGGCGAAGTCCGTGGGACTGGAGCCGCTATGCATGGGCGAGCTGCGCCACTCCTTCGTCACCTGGGCCGCCGAGTGTGGCACCGAGGTGCGTCCGGTGGACGGGGGCGTGCCGCTGACGCGCATCGCGGCCACCATCGGGCACCAGTCGGCGGTGACAACCAAGAAGTTCTACGAGGGCGTGAAGGTGCCTCCGATGATTCAGCTCCCCATCCGGCTGGAGCATCCGGAGGATCCCATCTCGCTATTTGAGCGGCAGCTTCGAGATGGCAGCCGCTAG
- the dusA gene encoding tRNA dihydrouridine(20/20a) synthase DusA, whose translation MIARLPTATASAVPSHRLSVAPMMDWTDRHDRYFLRLISKRTRLYTEMVTMGAILHGDKARHLDFSKEEHPVALQLGGSEPEQLAECARIAEQWGYDEVNLNVGCPSDRVQNGMFGACLMAKPDLVARCVEAMRGATRLPVTVKHRLGIDELDSYELLTHFVRTVHGAGCDTFIVHARKAWLQGLSPKENREIPPLRYEVVRQLKTDFPHLTIVLNGGVKSLAETRAHLEWADGVMIGREAYQNPYMLALADAQVFGEEHPAPTRRQVVEALLPYAEDLLSRGVHLSRLTRHILGLFAGQPGARGWRRVLSERACRPGAGMEVLRDALAQVPERVLDEPALGDGIPDGVRAQPATVAREAQEGTAQSRA comes from the coding sequence ATGATTGCCCGCCTGCCCACCGCCACCGCGTCCGCCGTGCCGAGCCACCGTCTGTCCGTCGCGCCCATGATGGACTGGACGGATCGGCACGACCGCTACTTCCTGCGCCTCATCTCCAAGCGCACGCGGCTCTACACCGAGATGGTCACCATGGGCGCCATCCTGCACGGGGACAAGGCCCGGCACCTGGACTTCTCCAAGGAGGAGCACCCCGTCGCGCTGCAGCTCGGGGGGAGTGAGCCGGAGCAGCTCGCCGAGTGCGCCCGCATCGCGGAGCAGTGGGGCTACGACGAGGTGAACCTGAACGTGGGTTGCCCCTCGGACCGCGTGCAGAACGGCATGTTCGGCGCGTGCCTGATGGCGAAGCCGGATCTCGTGGCCCGCTGTGTCGAGGCGATGCGCGGCGCCACCCGCCTGCCCGTCACGGTCAAGCACCGGCTCGGCATCGACGAGCTCGACTCGTACGAGCTGCTGACGCACTTCGTGCGAACGGTCCACGGGGCGGGCTGTGACACCTTCATCGTGCATGCGCGCAAGGCGTGGCTGCAGGGGCTCAGCCCCAAGGAGAACCGCGAGATTCCTCCACTGCGCTACGAGGTCGTGCGGCAGCTGAAGACGGACTTCCCGCACCTGACGATCGTGCTCAACGGCGGCGTGAAGTCCCTGGCGGAGACGCGTGCGCACCTCGAGTGGGCGGACGGCGTCATGATTGGCCGCGAGGCGTACCAGAATCCGTACATGCTGGCCCTGGCGGACGCCCAGGTGTTTGGCGAGGAGCACCCCGCGCCCACGCGGCGCCAGGTGGTGGAGGCCCTGCTGCCGTATGCCGAGGACCTGCTGTCGCGCGGCGTGCACCTGTCGCGGCTCACCCGGCACATCCTGGGGCTCTTCGCCGGACAGCCGGGGGCGCGTGGCTGGAGGCGGGTGCTGAGCGAGCGGGCCTGCCGGCCCGGGGCGGGGATGGAGGTGCTCCGGGATGCGCTCGCGCAGGTACCGGAGCGCGTCCTGGACGAGCCGGCGCTCGGTGACGGAATCCCCGACGGCGTACGAGCGCAGCCAGCCACGGTCGCGCGGGAAGCGCAGGAGGGGACCGCGCAGAGCCGCGCGTAG
- a CDS encoding helix-turn-helix domain-containing protein, whose translation MMMKPLPDEEGAGSSLASQTQDDQADELAPANQRGVTKKPKRRKSEGISPPPPVLPPDYRCPICPPVISVRNPLIRVIDDRGRWSVYSAPAHYLSESRPQEWVCRRCTERWRWKPYKFPTEAQLDDPCVECGEVLDLQERAVEVQRQLLAHLAGRPSPLAVPGPEASPASSRPGLTCTVKEAAALLGCGTTKVYELLSHDQLVASKIGRKRLVLRASVEALLQRGGIGSTPERPKKAAPAKTQAKDAKALAAAISKLPLK comes from the coding sequence ATGATGATGAAACCCTTGCCAGATGAAGAGGGGGCCGGTTCCTCGCTGGCTTCCCAGACACAGGACGACCAAGCTGACGAGCTGGCTCCTGCCAATCAGCGTGGCGTCACCAAGAAGCCCAAGCGCCGGAAGTCGGAGGGCATCAGCCCACCACCGCCTGTGCTCCCGCCAGATTACAGATGCCCCATCTGCCCCCCTGTAATCTCCGTCAGAAATCCCTTGATTCGGGTTATCGACGACCGTGGAAGGTGGTCCGTGTACTCGGCCCCGGCTCACTACCTCTCGGAATCCCGGCCCCAGGAGTGGGTCTGCCGAAGATGCACGGAACGGTGGAGATGGAAGCCGTACAAGTTCCCAACGGAAGCCCAACTCGATGACCCCTGTGTTGAGTGCGGTGAGGTGCTCGACCTCCAAGAGCGAGCCGTGGAGGTGCAACGCCAGCTCCTTGCCCACCTTGCAGGCAGACCTTCCCCCCTGGCCGTTCCAGGCCCGGAGGCATCCCCAGCGAGCAGCAGGCCGGGCCTGACCTGTACCGTGAAGGAGGCAGCCGCCTTGCTCGGGTGTGGGACTACCAAGGTCTATGAACTTCTGAGTCATGACCAGCTCGTGGCCTCGAAGATCGGCCGGAAGCGCCTGGTGCTCCGGGCATCCGTGGAGGCACTGCTGCAAAGAGGAGGAATCGGGTCCACGCCGGAGCGTCCGAAGAAGGCAGCTCCGGCGAAGACCCAGGCCAAGGATGCGAAGGCCCTAGCGGCTGCCATCTCGAAGCTGCCGCTCAAATAG